The following coding sequences are from one Sardina pilchardus chromosome 16, fSarPil1.1, whole genome shotgun sequence window:
- the LOC134060507 gene encoding E3 ubiquitin-protein ligase RNF38-like has translation MGRKRKRSSGQSSRAVYPNSSYYLVSSWDFDPSAPGTFTATTFSRHTDLEYQLRAEPLFLLRGDVILEDEDSLRPKRSRPARSSVPTSGRRSPQPGTSRDPSAPGTDPLLMLSHDVGSPQPGTSRDQQRARSPLPPWREIPAVTDEGTAPLTLITDFPADREDLPDSFSVTHMGPPYIEFEFNLVDEEVTIWQIQNNRPQNVPFDLPTMLFNPENATEQSDCRICLASYAEGEELTTLPCSHRFHSTCGNAWLRQNPTCPMCRAPVSSAN, from the coding sequence ATGGGCAGGAAGAGGAAACGGTCCTCTGGACAGTCTAGCCGAGCCGTTTACCCCAACAGCAGCTACTACCTGGTGTCGAGCTGGGATTTCGACCCCTCAGCACCAGGCACCTTCACAGCCACCACTTTCAGTCGCCACACTGACTTGGAGTACCAGCTGAGAGCCGAACCCCTCTTTCTCCTGAGGGGTGACGTTATTCTTGAGGATGAGGACTCATTACGGCCCAAGAGGTCTAGACCAGCCAGGTCCTCCGTGCCAACCAGCGGCAGAAGGTCCCCACAACCAGGGACCTCACGAGACCCCTCAGCACCAGGCACTGACCCCCTCCTCATGCTGAGTCATGATGTTGGGTCCCCACAGCCAGGGACCTCACGAGACCAGCAGAGAGCACGGTCACCCCTTCCACCATGGCGAGAGATTCCTGCTGTTACGGATGAAGGTACTGCACCTCTGACCCTTATCACCGATTTCCCGGCTGATCGAGAGGATCTTCCAGACAGCTTTTCTGTTACCCATATGGGCCCACCCTATATTGAATTTGAATTCAACCTGGTGGACGAAGAAGTGACCATATGGCAGATCCAGAACAACCGCCCCCAGAATGTCCCTTTCGACCTCCCCACCATGCTCTTCAACCCCGAGAACGCAACTGAGCAAAGTGACTGTAGGATCTGTCTGGCCAGCTATGCGGAGGGAGAGGAGCTCACGACTCTGCCCTGCAGTCACAGGTTCCACAGCACCTGTGGGAACGCGTGGCTGCGGCAGAACCCCACCTGCCCCATGTGCAGAGCCCCAGTGAGCAGCGCAAACTGA